One Streptomyces lincolnensis genomic region harbors:
- a CDS encoding sensor histidine kinase, with translation MSARIPLRKRLLVRLLIASGLIAVCSVAATAWLAVETTTRALREEQGQVLADDMDVLARLSGYAATHPDWSGVRDTVRELSAKTGRRIALTTADRTPIADSAPRGTALPVSAAATVDPLRVDTYSERGAQLGGTDPRAVGPYRLTEAERTKVEGLARARQRCFARHGIDLTMTRTPSGRPVLTGADGSGDRAYVPDECADGLFNTPTPTERKALAALEKLAGDCLVRAGLDPAVPLFLGVDSTPAARGVSDPPTFAKADADVRRAARPCLDRARRAQLDPYVAPAAHLFLGGGGDAPAVRFDMSAANKAKVVGAAGLVLAVTVAVTAVVATRLVRPLRALTEAARQPPERHVRVPVTTRDETGILAAAFNALTERRERLEVQRRAMVSDIAHELRTPLTNIRGWLEVTRDGVVDPDPALLAALHDEALVLQRVIDDLRDLADADAGTLRLHREPVRCDELLDQVAAAHRVAADAAGVVLRTTVEGEPWLDADRVRMRQALGNLVSNALRHTPADGTVTLAARPDGDDVLLEVTDTGTGIAPGDLPHVFDRFWRAEKSRSRRTGGSGLGLPIVRHLVAAHGGTAVARSEPGAGSVFTLRLPGASPR, from the coding sequence ATGAGCGCCCGGATACCGCTGCGCAAGCGCCTGCTGGTCCGGCTGCTGATCGCCTCGGGACTGATCGCCGTGTGCTCCGTGGCGGCCACGGCCTGGCTCGCGGTGGAGACCACCACCCGCGCGCTGCGGGAGGAACAGGGGCAGGTCCTCGCCGACGACATGGACGTCCTGGCCCGGCTCAGCGGCTACGCGGCGACCCACCCCGACTGGAGCGGAGTGCGGGACACCGTACGGGAGTTGTCCGCGAAGACCGGCCGGCGCATCGCCCTGACCACCGCCGACCGCACCCCGATCGCCGACTCCGCGCCGCGCGGCACCGCCCTGCCGGTGAGCGCCGCCGCCACCGTCGACCCGCTGCGCGTCGACACCTACAGCGAGCGCGGCGCCCAGCTCGGCGGTACGGACCCCCGGGCGGTGGGCCCGTACCGGCTGACGGAGGCCGAACGCACCAAGGTCGAGGGGCTTGCCCGGGCACGGCAGCGGTGCTTCGCCCGCCACGGCATCGACCTCACCATGACCCGCACGCCGAGCGGCCGCCCGGTCCTCACCGGGGCGGACGGCAGCGGTGACCGGGCGTACGTACCCGACGAGTGTGCCGACGGTTTGTTCAACACGCCGACTCCCACGGAGCGGAAGGCGCTGGCCGCGCTGGAGAAGCTCGCCGGGGACTGTCTGGTCCGGGCCGGACTGGACCCCGCTGTGCCGCTGTTCCTGGGTGTGGACTCCACCCCGGCCGCGCGGGGTGTGAGCGACCCGCCCACATTCGCCAAGGCGGATGCCGACGTCAGGCGCGCCGCCCGGCCCTGCCTCGACCGGGCCCGGCGCGCCCAGCTCGACCCGTACGTCGCCCCCGCCGCCCACCTGTTCCTGGGCGGGGGTGGGGACGCCCCCGCCGTCCGGTTCGACATGTCGGCGGCCAACAAGGCCAAGGTCGTCGGCGCCGCCGGGCTGGTGCTCGCCGTCACCGTGGCCGTCACGGCCGTGGTCGCCACCCGGCTCGTCCGGCCGCTGCGCGCGCTGACGGAGGCGGCCCGGCAGCCGCCCGAGCGGCATGTGCGCGTCCCCGTCACCACCCGCGACGAGACCGGCATCCTGGCGGCGGCCTTCAACGCCCTGACCGAACGCCGGGAACGACTGGAGGTCCAGCGCCGGGCCATGGTCAGCGACATCGCGCACGAACTGCGCACCCCGCTCACCAACATCCGCGGCTGGCTGGAGGTCACACGGGACGGCGTCGTCGACCCCGACCCGGCCCTGCTCGCCGCCCTGCACGACGAGGCCCTCGTGCTCCAGCGGGTCATCGACGACCTGCGCGACCTCGCCGACGCCGACGCCGGCACGCTGAGGCTGCACCGGGAGCCGGTGCGCTGCGACGAGCTCCTGGACCAGGTGGCCGCCGCCCACCGCGTCGCCGCCGACGCGGCGGGAGTCGTCCTGCGCACGACGGTGGAGGGCGAGCCGTGGCTGGACGCCGACCGGGTACGCATGCGCCAGGCCCTCGGCAACCTGGTCTCCAACGCGCTGCGTCACACACCCGCCGACGGCACGGTCACCCTGGCCGCGCGCCCGGACGGCGACGACGTGCTGCTGGAGGTCACCGACACCGGCACCGGCATCGCGCCGGGGGATCTGCCGCACGTCTTCGACCGGTTCTGGCGCGCCGAGAAGTCCCGCAGCCGCCGTACCGGAGGCAGCGGACTGGGCCTGCCGATCGTCCGCCATCTGGTCGCCGCCCACGGCGGCACGGCCGTCGCACGGAGCGAACCCGGCGCCGGCAGCGTCTTCACGCTGCGCCTGCCCGGCGCCTCGCCGAGGTGA
- a CDS encoding response regulator transcription factor, which yields MCAHVLVAEDDEMQAELIRRSLLVEGHTITVVHDGAAALDAARRRRPDLVVLDLMLPVIDGFDVCRALRRDDDIPVLMLTARTAEDDVLRGLELGADDYMTKPYSPRELMARIRTVLRRSGRTDRPEDPVVRAGGIAVDPVRHEVRCEGRPVECTPAEFEILLAMAAEPERVFSRRQLLEITRGTDRASTERAVDVHIMNLRRKTEPDPRRPVRLLTVFGVGYKLSGGRG from the coding sequence GTGTGCGCACATGTGCTGGTCGCCGAGGACGACGAGATGCAGGCCGAACTGATCCGCCGCTCACTGTTGGTGGAGGGCCACACCATCACCGTGGTCCACGACGGCGCGGCCGCCCTCGACGCGGCCCGCCGCCGGCGCCCGGACCTCGTCGTCCTGGACCTGATGCTGCCGGTGATCGACGGCTTCGACGTGTGCCGCGCGCTGCGCCGCGACGACGACATCCCCGTCCTGATGCTCACCGCCCGCACCGCCGAGGACGACGTTCTGCGCGGCCTGGAACTGGGCGCGGACGACTACATGACCAAGCCTTACAGCCCGCGCGAGCTGATGGCCCGCATCCGCACGGTCCTGCGCCGCAGCGGGCGCACCGACCGGCCGGAGGACCCCGTCGTCCGCGCCGGCGGCATCGCCGTGGACCCGGTACGGCACGAGGTGCGCTGCGAGGGCAGACCGGTGGAGTGCACACCGGCCGAGTTCGAGATCCTGCTCGCCATGGCCGCCGAACCGGAACGGGTGTTCTCCCGGCGGCAGTTGCTGGAGATCACCCGGGGCACCGACCGGGCCTCCACCGAACGGGCCGTCGACGTCCACATCATGAACCTGCGCCGCAAGACGGAGCCCGACCCGCGCCGGCCGGTGCGGCTGCTGACCGTCTTCGGGGTCGGCTACAAGCTGAGCGGCGGCCGCGGATGA
- a CDS encoding M1 family metallopeptidase yields the protein MPKAVRRTFVLATTPVVLAALLGATAPRSAGSPGVGDPYFPLSGNGGYDVRHYDLTLGYDPGSGHLTGKAVLTARATQRLTRFDLDLSGLKVTGLTVDHVKADHRRDGQELVVTPRRTLHKGQWFRVAVTYSGTPKPVTDPDGSLDGWIPTDDGAFVAGEPQGAMTWFPANSHPTDKASYDFTLTVPQGKTAVANGVLLGERTRDGRTTFRWRQSEPMAAYLATATVGTFRTTRYTTRDGIQVYDAVDPREADKAASVLKQLPSVLEWESKLFGPYPFRAAGSIVDRAPNVGYALETQSRPVYSAAPDLSTLVHESAHQWFGDSVTLTSWKDIWLNEGFAVYTEWLYSEQHGGDSAQKTFDDLYARPASDGLWAFPPGDPGSGANIFGTPVYARGAMTLHALRTAVGDPAFFRILRAWAAAHRYGHATTAQFVRLAERESGKNLDALFHTWLYTKGKPRTP from the coding sequence GTGCCGAAGGCTGTCAGACGCACCTTCGTTCTCGCCACCACTCCCGTCGTCCTCGCCGCACTGCTAGGGGCCACCGCACCACGGTCGGCGGGCTCGCCGGGAGTCGGTGACCCCTACTTCCCGCTCTCCGGCAACGGCGGTTACGACGTCCGGCACTACGACCTGACACTGGGTTACGACCCCGGCAGCGGCCACCTCACCGGCAAGGCCGTCCTCACGGCCCGCGCCACCCAGCGCCTGACCCGCTTCGACCTCGACCTGAGCGGACTGAAGGTCACCGGCCTCACCGTCGACCACGTCAAGGCGGACCACCGGCGCGACGGCCAGGAACTCGTCGTCACCCCGCGCCGCACCCTGCACAAGGGCCAGTGGTTCCGGGTCGCCGTCACCTACTCCGGCACCCCGAAACCGGTCACCGACCCGGACGGCTCGCTCGACGGCTGGATCCCCACCGACGACGGCGCCTTCGTCGCCGGGGAGCCGCAGGGCGCCATGACCTGGTTCCCCGCGAACAGCCACCCCACGGACAAGGCGTCGTACGACTTCACCCTCACGGTCCCCCAGGGGAAGACGGCCGTCGCCAACGGCGTCCTCCTCGGCGAGCGCACGCGCGACGGACGGACCACCTTCCGCTGGCGGCAGAGCGAGCCCATGGCCGCCTACCTGGCCACGGCGACCGTCGGCACCTTCAGGACCACGCGGTACACCACACGCGACGGGATCCAGGTGTACGACGCCGTCGACCCCCGCGAGGCCGACAAGGCGGCGTCGGTGCTCAAGCAGCTGCCGTCCGTGCTGGAGTGGGAGAGCAAGCTGTTCGGGCCCTACCCCTTCCGGGCCGCCGGCTCGATCGTGGACCGGGCCCCGAACGTGGGCTACGCCCTGGAGACCCAGTCGCGCCCGGTCTACTCCGCGGCGCCCGACCTGAGCACGCTCGTCCACGAGAGCGCCCACCAGTGGTTCGGCGACTCCGTCACCCTCACCTCCTGGAAGGACATCTGGCTCAACGAGGGCTTCGCGGTCTACACCGAGTGGCTCTACAGCGAGCAGCACGGCGGCGACAGCGCGCAGAAGACCTTCGACGACCTCTACGCCCGCCCCGCGAGCGACGGGCTGTGGGCCTTCCCGCCCGGAGACCCGGGCAGCGGCGCGAACATCTTCGGCACCCCCGTCTACGCCCGGGGCGCGATGACCCTGCACGCCCTGCGCACGGCCGTCGGGGACCCGGCGTTCTTCCGGATCCTGCGCGCCTGGGCGGCCGCACACCGCTACGGACACGCCACCACCGCCCAGTTCGTCCGCCTCGCGGAACGCGAGTCGGGCAAGAACCTCGACGCCCTCTTCCACACCTGGCTGTACACGAAGGGCAAGCCGCGCACCCCGTGA